A section of the Ruania halotolerans genome encodes:
- a CDS encoding serine hydrolase domain-containing protein gives MSTYSTLDAFDFPVALAVSTRHKILSLDGDTEAVRDWKSVTKPLTALATLIAIDRGYVGLDSPAGPEGATVRHLLAHASGLPVEDGGPVQRPGQRRVYSNVGFETLAGHVSAAVGTDFPVWTRDVVLEPLEMSSVEFQGSAAHAASGSTLDVLALGLEMLTPTLIDPELARIARSVHFEGLSGVLPGFGNQARNDWGLGYEIRGEKSPHWTPAEANPATFGHFGQSGSFVWVDPDAHLVAAFLGEKPFSADLHGQLWPRLTSEILAAHR, from the coding sequence GTGAGCACCTACTCCACTCTGGACGCATTCGACTTCCCTGTGGCCCTCGCGGTCTCCACCCGCCACAAGATCCTCAGTCTCGACGGCGATACCGAGGCCGTCCGAGATTGGAAGTCCGTGACGAAGCCCCTGACGGCGTTGGCGACCTTGATCGCTATCGATCGCGGGTACGTGGGCCTGGACTCCCCCGCCGGCCCAGAAGGCGCAACGGTGCGGCACCTGCTCGCACATGCCTCCGGATTGCCGGTCGAGGACGGTGGACCGGTGCAGCGTCCCGGGCAACGCCGCGTGTACTCGAACGTCGGGTTCGAGACACTCGCTGGCCACGTCTCGGCTGCCGTGGGCACCGACTTTCCCGTGTGGACCCGCGATGTGGTGCTGGAGCCGCTGGAGATGAGCAGTGTGGAGTTCCAGGGCAGCGCCGCACACGCAGCGTCCGGCAGCACCCTGGACGTGCTCGCACTGGGACTCGAAATGCTGACCCCGACCCTGATTGACCCCGAACTCGCCCGGATCGCCCGCAGCGTGCATTTCGAGGGATTGAGCGGGGTACTGCCCGGGTTCGGGAACCAGGCACGCAACGACTGGGGTCTCGGCTACGAGATCCGGGGCGAGAAGTCGCCGCATTGGACGCCCGCGGAGGCGAACCCGGCCACATTCGGCCACTTCGGGCAGTCCGGGAGCTTCGTCTGGGTGGACCCCGACGCTCACCTGGTCGCTGCCTTCCTCGGCGAGAAGCCGTTCAGCGCCGACCTACACGGGCAACTGTGGCCGCGTCTCACTAGCGAGATCCTCGCCGCCCACCGCTGA
- a CDS encoding glutamyl-tRNA reductase, whose product MSASHRTADFSLLERLSSGHGGAATHLTDPEVRGAVVVATCNRYESYLDVEADSDTAAQDVLDRALERIAANAGLTEPELRPRTRMMKASRVAAHLFAVASGLDSVVLGEDEIAGQVRRSLADARKAGTTTASLERLFQMASATSRGVKNTTKINAAGRSMVRLALDLAETRLPSWSQTKVLIIGTGAYARTTLAALRDRGVGVVDVASPSGRERRFAVRDGVQPISHENRAASLAAADLVITSTNVVALSTADLSAAGRDPGHSLLVIDLGLPANVDKDVAHHGGVDLLDLETISLHAPVQELNASAEAFDLVDQAAKDFEQRSAEDSAAPAIVAYRTHVEQVLEAELARARARGDEDDETERALRHFASVLIHTPTTRAREAAAGGRLGEVVAAMRTLYGIEVAADGEPPQASQSGTVALP is encoded by the coding sequence GTGAGCGCCAGTCACCGCACGGCTGACTTCTCGCTCCTCGAACGACTCTCCTCCGGTCACGGCGGAGCTGCCACGCATCTGACCGATCCGGAGGTGCGCGGCGCCGTCGTCGTGGCCACGTGCAACCGGTATGAGTCCTATCTCGACGTCGAGGCCGATTCGGACACCGCGGCGCAGGACGTCCTTGATCGAGCACTCGAGCGCATCGCCGCCAATGCAGGACTGACCGAACCTGAACTGCGCCCCCGCACGCGCATGATGAAGGCCAGCCGGGTGGCGGCACACCTGTTCGCCGTGGCGAGCGGGCTGGACTCCGTGGTGCTCGGCGAAGACGAGATCGCGGGCCAGGTGCGCCGGTCCCTGGCCGACGCCCGCAAAGCGGGGACCACCACAGCCTCTTTGGAGCGGCTCTTCCAGATGGCCTCGGCGACCTCGCGCGGTGTGAAGAACACCACGAAGATCAACGCTGCCGGCCGGTCCATGGTGCGCCTGGCCCTCGACCTGGCCGAGACGCGGCTGCCGTCGTGGTCGCAGACGAAGGTGCTGATCATCGGCACTGGCGCATACGCCCGCACCACCCTCGCGGCGCTGCGGGATCGGGGCGTGGGCGTGGTGGACGTGGCCTCCCCGTCCGGACGGGAGCGCCGCTTCGCCGTCCGGGACGGCGTCCAGCCGATCAGTCACGAGAATCGCGCCGCGTCGCTCGCAGCAGCGGACCTGGTCATCACCTCCACGAACGTGGTCGCTCTCAGCACCGCCGATCTCAGCGCCGCTGGGCGGGACCCTGGCCACTCGTTGCTGGTGATCGACCTCGGCCTGCCCGCGAACGTCGACAAGGACGTGGCGCACCACGGTGGTGTCGACCTGCTCGACCTGGAGACGATCAGTCTGCATGCGCCCGTGCAGGAACTGAATGCGAGCGCCGAAGCCTTCGATCTGGTGGACCAGGCAGCGAAGGACTTCGAGCAACGCAGCGCCGAGGATTCCGCCGCCCCGGCGATCGTGGCCTACCGCACTCACGTAGAGCAGGTGTTGGAGGCTGAGCTCGCCCGAGCGCGCGCCCGCGGGGATGAGGACGATGAGACCGAGCGCGCACTGCGGCATTTCGCCAGCGTGCTGATCCACACCCCGACCACACGAGCCCGGGAGGCTGCGGCCGGCGGGCGCCTGGGTGAGGTGGTCGCGGCGATGCGCACGCTGTACGGGATCGAGGTAGCTGCCGACGGCGAACCGCCGCAGGCGAGCCAGTCGGGCACCGTCGCCCTCCCCTGA
- a CDS encoding PPOX class F420-dependent oxidoreductase, translating to MSYAPMTDDEIQAFIRATPARTVAVATTRKDGRPHVAPVWVDFDDEADAIVFNTGADTVKGRSLARTGQVALTFHDDVPPFNFVSIEGTVELIDDLTQVHTWATRIASRYMGPDRAQEFGDRNGVPGELLVRVTPTKVIAARNLAD from the coding sequence ATGAGTTACGCACCTATGACGGACGACGAGATTCAGGCGTTCATCCGCGCAACGCCCGCCCGCACTGTCGCCGTCGCCACCACCCGCAAGGACGGGCGCCCGCATGTGGCACCCGTCTGGGTGGACTTCGACGACGAGGCAGATGCGATCGTGTTCAACACCGGCGCCGACACTGTGAAGGGACGATCCCTGGCGCGCACAGGGCAGGTGGCGTTGACCTTCCACGACGATGTCCCGCCGTTCAACTTCGTGAGCATTGAAGGCACGGTGGAGCTGATCGACGATCTCACCCAGGTGCACACCTGGGCCACCCGGATCGCGTCCCGGTACATGGGTCCCGATCGGGCACAGGAGTTCGGTGACCGCAATGGGGTGCCGGGTGAGCTACTGGTCCGCGTGACACCGACGAAGGTCATCGCCGCCCGCAACTTGGCCGACTGA
- a CDS encoding alpha/beta fold hydrolase: MVTPPPAAGYHDPAHFVLIPGAGCDADYWGALGTALTSHGRSSTAVDLPCTDERAHLEDYASAVVHAIQGDLAAHGRDIHLVAHSFGAFTAGLVPDRLPVHRLTLISPMIPAPGESGADWWAATDQDAAHREAAEAAGLDLPLGISDLFYNGLTADQREAATAWERDQADAAFTQPWPGARWPSTPTTVLAFAQDRLFPPAFVARIAADRLGTTAPVQQVPGGHMGMVSHPVELAAAVIG, from the coding sequence ATGGTCACTCCACCGCCCGCCGCGGGATACCACGACCCAGCCCATTTCGTCCTCATCCCCGGAGCCGGCTGCGATGCCGACTACTGGGGCGCACTCGGGACCGCCCTCACCTCCCACGGCCGCTCGAGTACCGCCGTCGACCTTCCATGCACGGACGAGCGAGCCCACCTCGAGGACTACGCGAGCGCCGTCGTGCACGCCATCCAAGGTGACCTCGCTGCCCACGGGCGCGACATCCACCTCGTGGCCCATTCGTTCGGGGCGTTCACCGCCGGACTGGTGCCGGACCGGCTTCCCGTGCATCGCCTCACCCTGATCAGTCCGATGATCCCCGCGCCCGGGGAGTCCGGCGCCGACTGGTGGGCCGCCACCGATCAGGACGCAGCCCACCGGGAAGCCGCCGAGGCAGCCGGCTTAGACCTCCCCCTCGGCATCAGCGACCTCTTCTACAACGGCTTAACCGCCGATCAGCGCGAGGCGGCCACCGCCTGGGAACGCGACCAAGCCGACGCAGCCTTCACTCAACCCTGGCCCGGCGCACGCTGGCCCAGCACGCCGACGACGGTTCTCGCCTTCGCCCAGGACCGCCTGTTCCCGCCCGCGTTCGTTGCGCGCATCGCTGCCGACCGTCTTGGCACCACAGCGCCGGTTCAGCAGGTCCCCGGCGGCCATATGGGCATGGTAAGTCACCCTGTGGAGCTGGCGGCCGCCGTCATCGGCTAA